The following proteins are co-located in the Solanum pennellii chromosome 1, SPENNV200 genome:
- the LOC107008125 gene encoding uncharacterized protein LOC107008125, whose product MATMTTFSAATVSSAAIIGTGRSSSQKVPKVKYISGLNSFEGLKANNHVASLGLPMSTEQSFAKIVSSLRTPSSQAKGGALSSTCNAALEIFRIASIIPGLVLVGVAVGFVLLRIETAVEESE is encoded by the coding sequence ATGGCAACAATGACAACATTCTCTGCAGCAACAGTAAGTTCAGCAGCCATTATAGGCACAGGCAGAAGCTCTTCCCAGAAAGTACCCAAAGTGAAGTACATTAGTGGATTGAATTCATTTGAAGGGCTAAAGGCAAACAACCATGTTGCCTCATTAGGCCTCCCTATGTCCACTGAACAATCTTTTGCAAAGATTGTTAGCTCATTGAGAACCCCATCATCACAAGCCAAAGGTGGAGCTTTGTCCTCTACCTGCAATGCTGCTCTTGAGATTTTCAGGATTGCTTCCATTATTCCTGGCTTGGTTCTTGTTGGAGTTGCTGTTGGATTCGTCCTCCTCCGAATTGAAACTGCTGTAGAGGAATCTGAATGA